Genomic DNA from Microbacterium sp. NC79:
CCGTTCCGTTGGCCGTTGTCGATGAGAAGAAGCGTCTCATCGGTGTGATCCCTCGCGTGACACTCCTGGCCGCGCTCGGAAACGTGCCTGCCACGACCCGCGAGATGCCCATTATTCAAACGCCCATCGAGATGGTGGCGCAGTTCACCCCGCTTGTTGATGCCGCGACAGAAGGGGAGGCCGAGTAATGGATCTGTGGCAGTGGCTGACCGACGGGGCCCGCATTCCGCTTGGCAAGGCCGTCAAAGAAATCATCAACTTCTTGAAGGAATACCTGGGTGGCTTCTTTGACGTCGTCGCTCAGATCTTCACGTCAATCTACGACGGAGCGTCGTGGCTGTTCACCGCACCGCCTGCGTGGGTGATCATCCTGGTGCTCACAGTCCTCGCCTACTTTGCGAAGGGCTACAAACTGGCCATCGGTACGGCATTGGGCCTCGTGCTGATCATCACGGTCGCGCAGTGGGAAAACGCGATGTACACGTTGGCGCTCACCGTCGTTGCTGTCGTGATCGCCACCGCGATCGCGATTCCTGTCGGCATTTGGGCTGCCCGTTCGCAGCGGGTCTCAAACGTGGTGCGGCCGATCCTTGACTTCCTGCAGACGATGCCAGCATTCGTGTATCTACTGCCCGCCATCTTCCTCTTCAGCGTTGGGCCGGTTCCCGGCATCGTGGCGACCATCATGTTTGCCGTCGCTCCCGGCGTGCGCTTGACGGAGCTCGGTATTCGCGGTGTGGATCAAGAAGTCGTGGAGGCCGGCCACGCGTTCGGTGCCACCCCTGGTCGCATTCTGCGTCAGATTCAGCTTCCCCTTGCGATGCCATCCATCATGGCCGGTATCAACCAGGTGATCATGCTGTCGCTATCGATGTCTGTCATCGCCAGCATGGTTGGCGCTCCCGGCCTCGGAAAGCCGATCGTCGCGTCGCTGAGTTCAGTGAATGTTCCGCTCGGTTTTGAAGCGGGAGTCTCGGTCGTCGTCATCGCGATGATTCTTGACCGCATCACCGGCGCATTGGGCCAGTCCAAGCGCGCCAAAAACGCCGTGACTGCCCGCTCTGCGGCATCGGCCTAATCCATCAATCTGCCGCACGCGTACGCGTGCGGACGGCCCGCGGTCCTCGTGGGTATCCCCAACAACCGCGGCACAGCACGCGGAAGGAAAGGAAAATTATGAAGAAGCGAAACACTCTTCGCGTCCTGGCTCTGGGAGCCGTCGCGAGTATTGCTCTTGCCGGGTGCTCAAGCACCGATAGCGGCGACAACGGCGGCGACGCGAGTGCATCGAAAGACATCACGATTGGTGTCTTCAACGGATGGCCTGAGGGCGAAGCGGCGTCGTACATCTGGAAGATCGTTCTCGAAGACAAGGGGTACAACGTCGACCTCGAGTACGCCGACGCTGGCCCGGTATTCCTCGGTGTTTCCGACGGGAGCTACGACATCGCGCTGGACGGCTGGTTGCCGTTCACGCACGCCGACTACTTCACGGAGTATGGCGAGCAAATCGATGACCTCGGCGCGTGGAACACGGACGCGAAGTTGACGATCGCTGTAAACGCTGACGCGCCCGTTGACTCGCTGGCTGATCTGGCGGCAAACGCCGACCTGTTCGGCAACCGTCTCATCGGTATTGAGCCCGGTGCTGGTCTCACGAAGGCGACGCAAGACAACGTCATTCCGACGTACGGCCTGGAGTCGATGGACTACATCACGTCGTCCACGCCTGCCATGCTCGCTGAGCTGCAGACGAAGCTTGAAGCAGGCGACAACGTTGCCGTGACGCTGTGGCGCCCGCACTGGGCATATGACGCGTTCGACATCAAGGATCTTGCGGACCCGGAGGGAACGCTGGGCGCTGCCGAAGAGATCCACACCATCGCGGGAGCGGACTTCAAGACGGAATTCCCCGAGGTGCACGCATGGCTCTCCGACTTCGAGATGGACTCGGACGTGCTCTTCTCGCTAGAAAACGCGATGTACAACTCCGGTGAAGAAGACGTCACTGACTACACGGATATCGTGAAGGCGTGGATGGCTGAGAACCAGGAATGGGTTGACGGCCTGACCAAGTAGGCCGCTGAAATGGTTGAGCCCCGACGCCAGGCGTCGGGGCTCAACCATTGGGGAACGTGGCTTAGTCGCGCAGGCGCTGCACCCACGCTTCGACCTCATCGGCCGTGCGGGGGATCGCTGCCGACAGGTTGCGAACACCATCAGCGGTGACCACAACGTCGTCTTCGATGCGTGCGCCGATGCCACGGAACTCCTCAGGCACCGTCAGATCGTCTGCCTGGAAGTACAGGCCGGGCTCAATGGTAAAGACCATGCCCTCTTCGAGAATGCCCTCGTAGTACATTTCGCGACGCGCCTGCGCGCAGTCGTGAACGTCAATACCCAGGTGGTGACTGGTTCCGTGCACCATGTAGCGACGGTGCTGGCCACCGGTCTCCGAGTGCAACAGGTTTTCTGCGCTGAGCGGCTGCAGGCCCCACTCCGACACCTTCGCGGCGATCACGGTCATTGCGGCTTCGTGCAGTTCCTTGAACTTAATGCCAGGGCGCGCGATCGCGAATGCGGCGTCTGCGGCCTCAAGTACCGCTTCGTACACCTTGCGCTGCACGGGGGAGAAAGTGCCGTTCACGGGGAAGGTGCGGGTGATGTCGGCGGTGTACAGGCTGTCGACCTCGACACCAGCGTCCATCAGCACCAGTTCGCCATCGACAACCTTGCCGTCGTTGCGGGTCCAGTGCAGATAGCAGGCGTGCGGGCCGGCGGCAGCGATCGTGTCGTAGCCAACACCGTTGCCATCCATGCGTGCGCGACGGGCGAAGACACCCTCGATAACGCGCTCACCGCGGCGGTGCTCGGTGGCGGACTTCAGATCGGTGAGGACGTCGTCAAACGCAGCCGCGGTGACATCGACGGCGAGCTGCAGCTGAGCGATTTCGTAGTCGTCTTTGACGAGGCGTAGTTCAGAGACGAACTGGGTCAGCTCGTCGCTCTCGTCGACGACGAGGTCAGCGTCGCCTGTTTCGAACGTGTCAAGGTGTCGCGTTGCGACTCCGAGCGCGGCGGAAACCTGCTCGAGCGACGGTCGAGGTCCGATCCAGAACTCACCGATCGACGCGTTCGAGTAGAACTCGCTCGTTGTGCGGTCAGCGCGTTCGCGGAAATAAAGCGTGACGTCGTGGCCTTCGGCTGTCGGGTCAAACACCAAGACGGCGTCGGGCTCAGAGTGCGCGCCCCAACCGGTGAGGTGGCTAAACGCCGAGTGTGCCCGGAAAGCGTAGTCTGTGTCGTTGCTGCGCTGCTTCAGCGCACCAGCGGGAACGACCAGGCGCTTGCCAACGAACGCGGCACTCACCGCGGCGCGACGACGGGCAGCAAACGGGGCCTGCTCGATGAGTGCGGGAGCGGAATTGTCGGGCTCTGCCCATCCGGTCGAAATCGTGTCCAGGAAGCCCTGGGGAAACGGCTGCTTGCGATTGACGTTTACCGGCGCCTCTGCTTCGGTTTTCGTCGTTGATTCACCACTGGTCATGGCTCAATCCTCTCACGGTGAGACAGAGTTGGCAGGTTCCAACTGCACGATGAGGGGGCGATGGTCGCTCCCCGAATCGTCAAGCGATTTCAGAACGACTGACCCGGTCGCCACCCACTGTGACGAGGCCATGACGTGGTCGATCGGGGCGCCAGCGAGCGCGGGGTAATCGGTGGGCCATGTGCCGATGGAACCGTTGCCTGTCGCGGTCGCCGCATCGGTGCACTGACCCATCAAGCCACCCTCAGTGCCGTAGCCGGCCATGTGGTCAACGGTGGCGTTAAAGTCACCGAGCAAAATGACGTTGTCGGTAGAACACTGGTCGGCAACCCACTGCAGGTCGTGCTTCCACGCATCCATGGCGTCGAGGCGGGGAGCGACGGCGTGGACCGCGACAAAAATCGGGCCAGCGCCGTCAATCGGCATAGCGACGAGGCTCGGCACGGTTCCGGTGTTGCTTGACCCGTCTTTCGATGAGGCAATCACGGAGTAATCGCCGAGATCGGGCGAGATCAGGAGGGTGGTCTCCCACGCTTGTGGGCCGTAAGCGACCTTGTCGTTGTAGGCGACGTGATGAACCCACATCGGCGAACCCAGCACACTCATTTCTTCGGCTACGCGCTCGCCGACCTCTTCAGAAGTTTCCGGCAGCGCAATCACGTCTGCACCCATCGCGACCGCCGTCTTTGCGATCGTGCTGGCGGGCGTGGCTTCG
This window encodes:
- a CDS encoding aminopeptidase P family protein — protein: MTSGESTTKTEAEAPVNVNRKQPFPQGFLDTISTGWAEPDNSAPALIEQAPFAARRRAAVSAAFVGKRLVVPAGALKQRSNDTDYAFRAHSAFSHLTGWGAHSEPDAVLVFDPTAEGHDVTLYFRERADRTTSEFYSNASIGEFWIGPRPSLEQVSAALGVATRHLDTFETGDADLVVDESDELTQFVSELRLVKDDYEIAQLQLAVDVTAAAFDDVLTDLKSATEHRRGERVIEGVFARRARMDGNGVGYDTIAAAGPHACYLHWTRNDGKVVDGELVLMDAGVEVDSLYTADITRTFPVNGTFSPVQRKVYEAVLEAADAAFAIARPGIKFKELHEAAMTVIAAKVSEWGLQPLSAENLLHSETGGQHRRYMVHGTSHHLGIDVHDCAQARREMYYEGILEEGMVFTIEPGLYFQADDLTVPEEFRGIGARIEDDVVVTADGVRNLSAAIPRTADEVEAWVQRLRD
- a CDS encoding glycine betaine ABC transporter substrate-binding protein, producing MKKRNTLRVLALGAVASIALAGCSSTDSGDNGGDASASKDITIGVFNGWPEGEAASYIWKIVLEDKGYNVDLEYADAGPVFLGVSDGSYDIALDGWLPFTHADYFTEYGEQIDDLGAWNTDAKLTIAVNADAPVDSLADLAANADLFGNRLIGIEPGAGLTKATQDNVIPTYGLESMDYITSSTPAMLAELQTKLEAGDNVAVTLWRPHWAYDAFDIKDLADPEGTLGAAEEIHTIAGADFKTEFPEVHAWLSDFEMDSDVLFSLENAMYNSGEEDVTDYTDIVKAWMAENQEWVDGLTK
- a CDS encoding proline/glycine betaine ABC transporter permease, which translates into the protein MDLWQWLTDGARIPLGKAVKEIINFLKEYLGGFFDVVAQIFTSIYDGASWLFTAPPAWVIILVLTVLAYFAKGYKLAIGTALGLVLIITVAQWENAMYTLALTVVAVVIATAIAIPVGIWAARSQRVSNVVRPILDFLQTMPAFVYLLPAIFLFSVGPVPGIVATIMFAVAPGVRLTELGIRGVDQEVVEAGHAFGATPGRILRQIQLPLAMPSIMAGINQVIMLSLSMSVIASMVGAPGLGKPIVASLSSVNVPLGFEAGVSVVVIAMILDRITGALGQSKRAKNAVTARSAASA
- a CDS encoding endonuclease/exonuclease/phosphatase family protein, which translates into the protein MLRLFGVLVTIVLAVATAIVTWPQFFQLENTFPFVQLVAVRGPIAVGFATLTLIALLLSMAKPIRGFAASVALICFIGAGANAGIMLTRGVGSESLPQATESSLRVMTWNTAGEATPASTIAKTAVAMGADVIALPETSEEVGERVAEEMSVLGSPMWVHHVAYNDKVAYGPQAWETTLLISPDLGDYSVIASSKDGSSNTGTVPSLVAMPIDGAGPIFVAVHAVAPRLDAMDAWKHDLQWVADQCSTDNVILLGDFNATVDHMAGYGTEGGLMGQCTDAATATGNGSIGTWPTDYPALAGAPIDHVMASSQWVATGSVVLKSLDDSGSDHRPLIVQLEPANSVSP